The proteins below come from a single Leptotrichia sp. oral taxon 223 genomic window:
- a CDS encoding acetaldehyde dehydrogenase (acetylating) produces MDKDLQSIQEVRDLLNDASRAFEEYSQFSQAQIDEIVREICEEAQKHEVELAKLANEETGFGRWEDKVLKNRLASAGVYETIKDLKTKGIICEDKEKGITEIGVPMGIIAALIPSTNPTSTTIYKIMISLKAGNAVIVSPHPNAKNCIIKTAEYLIRAAERKGAPKGLIGVIKTPTLQATQELMKHKKTSLILATGGEAMVRAAYSSGTPAIGVGPGNGPSFIERSADIRKAVKRIIDSKTFDNGVICASEQSIVTEEVIKHQVVDELKRQGAYFLNKDEREKVGKILMRANNTMNPKIVGKTALYIAAMAGITVPVTTKVLISEETEVSHLNPYSREKLCPVLGFFIEETWEKACEKCIEILQNEGIGHTMSMHTNNENIIREFSLKKPVSRLLVNTPAALGGVGATTNLIPAFTLGCGTVGGSATSDNIGPLNLINIRRVAYGTKELEALKNEGNCTDKCGLNTGSSSQISESDIESIIRKVLDGIYKK; encoded by the coding sequence ATGGATAAAGATTTGCAATCAATACAGGAAGTAAGGGATTTATTAAATGATGCAAGCAGGGCATTTGAAGAATACAGTCAGTTCTCGCAAGCTCAAATTGATGAAATAGTAAGGGAAATATGTGAAGAAGCCCAAAAACATGAAGTGGAACTGGCAAAACTGGCCAATGAAGAAACAGGGTTTGGACGCTGGGAAGACAAAGTTTTGAAAAATAGACTGGCTTCAGCTGGCGTGTATGAAACTATAAAGGATTTGAAAACAAAAGGGATAATTTGTGAAGATAAGGAAAAGGGAATAACAGAAATAGGGGTTCCAATGGGAATAATCGCAGCGTTAATCCCTTCAACAAACCCTACTTCCACAACAATATACAAAATAATGATTTCATTAAAGGCAGGAAATGCGGTAATCGTAAGTCCTCACCCGAATGCGAAGAACTGCATAATAAAAACTGCTGAATACCTAATAAGAGCTGCTGAAAGAAAAGGGGCTCCAAAAGGATTAATCGGAGTTATAAAGACGCCTACATTGCAAGCAACGCAGGAACTTATGAAGCACAAGAAAACTTCATTGATTCTTGCGACAGGCGGGGAAGCGATGGTAAGAGCCGCTTACAGCTCTGGAACACCTGCGATAGGAGTAGGACCGGGAAACGGGCCTTCATTCATTGAAAGAAGCGCAGACATCAGAAAGGCGGTTAAGAGAATAATAGACAGTAAAACTTTCGACAACGGAGTAATTTGCGCATCAGAGCAGTCAATTGTTACGGAAGAAGTAATAAAACATCAGGTTGTGGACGAATTGAAGCGGCAAGGTGCATATTTCTTGAACAAGGACGAAAGGGAAAAAGTTGGAAAAATCCTTATGAGGGCCAACAATACAATGAATCCGAAAATAGTAGGAAAAACAGCTTTGTATATAGCTGCAATGGCGGGAATAACAGTTCCTGTAACTACAAAAGTTCTAATTTCAGAAGAAACGGAAGTTTCACACTTAAATCCTTATTCAAGGGAAAAATTATGTCCAGTATTGGGATTTTTCATAGAGGAAACTTGGGAAAAAGCGTGTGAAAAATGCATAGAAATCCTCCAAAATGAAGGAATCGGACATACAATGTCAATGCACACAAACAACGAAAATATCATAAGGGAATTTTCTTTGAAAAAACCGGTTTCAAGACTGCTTGTAAACACACCTGCGGCACTTGGAGGAGTTGGAGCTACAACTAACCTTATACCTGCATTCACATTAGGATGCGGAACAGTTGGAGGAAGTGCAACTTCTGACAATATAGGGCCTTTAAATCTTATAAATATTAGAAGGGTGGCTTACGGGACAAAGGAACTGGAAGCATTGAAAAATGAAGGCAACTGTACAGACAAGTGTGGACTGAATACTGGAAGCAGTTCACAAATTAGTGAGAGTGATATAGAAAGTATCATAAGAAAAGTATTGGACGGAATTTATAAAAAATAG
- the eutD gene encoding ethanolamine utilization phosphate acetyltransferase EutD, whose translation MDRNELERIIREKLQEILGAEKDDTFMVEASGRHVHLTKEHVEALFGKGYELTPVKELSQPGQFAAKERVRVIGPKGEFSNVAILGPCRNFSQVELSLTDCREIGVKGVIRESGKIEGTPGILLGVGDKYVQLDKGVIVAKRHIHMTSEDAKRFSVKDGEAVKVKIHSDRPLIFDDVLIRVKDNFRLSMHIDFDEANSCGYTSGVVGSIEK comes from the coding sequence ATGGACAGAAATGAATTGGAGAGAATAATAAGAGAAAAATTACAGGAAATCCTAGGTGCAGAAAAGGACGACACCTTTATGGTTGAGGCTTCGGGACGGCATGTACATCTTACAAAAGAACATGTGGAAGCGCTTTTTGGGAAAGGTTACGAGCTGACGCCTGTAAAGGAATTGTCACAGCCGGGACAGTTTGCGGCAAAGGAAAGAGTCAGAGTAATCGGGCCGAAAGGAGAGTTTTCAAACGTTGCAATATTGGGGCCGTGCAGAAATTTTTCACAAGTGGAATTATCGCTTACCGACTGCCGTGAAATAGGAGTCAAAGGAGTGATAAGGGAAAGCGGAAAAATCGAAGGGACGCCTGGAATACTGCTAGGTGTAGGCGATAAGTACGTGCAGCTGGATAAAGGCGTCATCGTTGCCAAAAGACATATTCATATGACAAGTGAAGATGCAAAAAGATTTTCTGTAAAGGACGGTGAAGCTGTAAAAGTAAAAATTCATAGCGACAGGCCGTTAATATTTGATGATGTCTTAATAAGAGTAAAGGATAATTTCAGACTGAGCATGCACATTGACTTTGATGAAGCCAATTCCTGCGGGTATACTTCAGGAGTGGTCGGAAGTATTGAAAAATAG
- a CDS encoding cobalamin adenosyltransferase, whose protein sequence is MPVITEGMLRKLDKEGQLEKIHITEKDILTPSAREFLNVKKIDFRIKKSQEKFVNNEKTAENKVKDSPANASEEKVIKKRQYRDYITGAVYDKKPEFMTQLFGDNLVVKNHKRIVLRGKFDILQAEIIKYWKKYEKNKKLESDFAQTYRFVRDLFISEMTDMEFQERDVLGYDIDTLKDITHNTVKYFKTGHLFEINIDFDESVIDINYLRALSRECEVAAVDAFYKEGKVERVDMLKALNRLSSILYLMMLKANNGDYK, encoded by the coding sequence ATGCCTGTTATAACAGAAGGAATGCTTAGAAAATTAGATAAGGAAGGGCAGCTTGAAAAAATACATATAACTGAAAAGGACATCCTTACACCGTCAGCAAGAGAATTTTTAAATGTAAAAAAAATTGATTTCAGGATAAAGAAGTCACAGGAAAAATTTGTCAATAATGAGAAGACTGCTGAAAACAAAGTTAAAGATTCTCCGGCTAATGCTTCCGAAGAAAAAGTTATTAAAAAACGGCAGTACAGGGATTATATAACAGGAGCGGTTTACGATAAGAAGCCTGAATTTATGACTCAGCTGTTTGGAGATAATTTAGTCGTGAAAAATCATAAAAGAATCGTTTTAAGAGGAAAATTTGATATTTTGCAGGCTGAAATAATAAAATATTGGAAAAAATATGAGAAAAATAAAAAGCTGGAAAGCGACTTTGCACAGACATATAGATTCGTGAGGGATCTGTTTATAAGCGAAATGACTGATATGGAATTTCAGGAAAGGGATGTGCTGGGATACGATATTGACACATTAAAGGACATAACTCATAATACGGTAAAATATTTTAAAACAGGGCATCTGTTTGAAATAAACATAGATTTTGATGAATCAGTTATTGATATAAATTATTTGAGAGCTTTGTCGAGGGAATGTGAAGTTGCCGCAGTTGACGCTTTTTACAAGGAAGGAAAAGTGGAAAGGGTGGATATGCTAAAGGCATTGAACCGTCTGAGCAGTATATTGTACTTAATGATGCTAAAGGCAAATAACGGAGATTATAAATAA
- a CDS encoding ethanolamine utilization protein, with translation MDTQKLIEVLAREVLKEIAKRENENLSENNEIISKKSIIVAFLGNDEILKDELKKETSFVENVKLDSTWEAIGQCENKKILVVSTLGINELIELSQGRKSIITEFLFNDGKIVIVEEGLEYKKYTKPAALINLYDEYVKKVQEFGIKVVKRTEVKNIFNAKEKVYLKGLITERRLRDSGLRNQMIVVDGKGKITSLAMDYIKENSIELCYERGK, from the coding sequence ATGGATACTCAGAAATTAATAGAAGTGCTTGCAAGGGAAGTGTTAAAGGAAATTGCCAAAAGGGAAAATGAAAATTTGTCTGAAAATAATGAGATTATTTCTAAAAAATCAATAATAGTGGCTTTTTTGGGAAATGATGAAATTTTAAAGGACGAATTAAAAAAAGAAACATCATTCGTAGAAAATGTAAAGTTAGACAGCACATGGGAAGCCATTGGACAATGTGAAAATAAAAAAATACTTGTCGTATCAACACTTGGAATAAATGAACTGATTGAACTTTCACAAGGGAGAAAAAGCATTATAACAGAATTTCTTTTTAACGATGGCAAAATCGTGATCGTGGAAGAAGGGCTGGAATATAAAAAATATACTAAGCCTGCCGCATTAATAAATCTTTATGATGAATATGTTAAAAAAGTTCAGGAATTTGGAATAAAGGTTGTAAAAAGAACGGAAGTTAAAAATATTTTTAATGCCAAGGAAAAAGTATATTTGAAAGGCCTGATAACAGAAAGAAGGCTTAGAGATTCAGGGCTTCGAAATCAGATGATTGTAGTTGATGGCAAAGGTAAAATAACTTCCCTTGCGATGGATTATATAA